From Prosthecobacter dejongeii, the proteins below share one genomic window:
- a CDS encoding tetratricopeptide repeat protein codes for MLKWAVMGLLLIQNAFGCLWDKDTLDAERARFPGIGVLISGSFARHSKEFHQWRIQQREKDIASDQSLPIHLDDLAVSQHKLGDHQAAIQTMLRKDKLIPGLYETYSNLGTFYIYTGDLKEALRYIDKALAINANAHFGREKYQKWLVEWILETRATPPEPEGPSEIGYGGIPGFASFVARMEAGGMPASRTQSLTLSTKQRADAIRGVTGMIFFADYDNPLLQEALGDLLIAGDIRDNAANLASLCYMHAALKAPNETEKARLMKKCELSGRVSYGFDLKKVETSLKTALKKGAEYQESVRQDEVKWIAEGHDASAEFQKKYLVPSSPEVK; via the coding sequence ATGTTGAAGTGGGCAGTCATGGGGCTGTTGTTAATTCAGAATGCTTTTGGCTGTCTCTGGGACAAAGACACGCTTGATGCTGAACGCGCTCGTTTCCCCGGTATCGGGGTTTTGATCAGCGGAAGCTTTGCCCGCCACTCAAAAGAGTTTCATCAGTGGCGCATTCAGCAGCGTGAGAAAGACATCGCTTCAGATCAATCCTTGCCAATTCACTTGGATGACTTGGCCGTTTCCCAACACAAACTGGGGGATCATCAGGCGGCCATTCAGACGATGTTACGTAAAGACAAACTGATCCCGGGTTTGTATGAGACGTACTCAAACCTTGGCACCTTTTATATTTACACCGGAGATCTCAAAGAAGCCCTCCGTTACATCGACAAAGCTCTCGCCATCAATGCCAATGCCCACTTTGGTCGCGAGAAGTATCAAAAGTGGTTAGTGGAATGGATTCTGGAAACTCGCGCCACGCCGCCCGAACCGGAAGGACCTTCGGAGATCGGTTATGGTGGTATTCCAGGGTTTGCCTCTTTTGTCGCCAGAATGGAAGCTGGAGGGATGCCTGCCAGCCGCACACAAAGTTTGACGCTCAGCACCAAACAACGGGCTGATGCCATCCGTGGCGTGACGGGCATGATCTTCTTTGCTGACTATGACAATCCATTGCTACAGGAAGCTCTGGGAGATCTTCTCATTGCCGGAGACATCCGGGATAATGCGGCAAACCTCGCCAGTCTTTGCTACATGCACGCCGCTTTGAAAGCCCCGAATGAAACGGAAAAAGCGCGTCTCATGAAGAAGTGTGAATTGAGTGGTCGTGTTTCTTATGGGTTCGATCTCAAGAAAGTCGAAACTAGCCTCAAGACTGCCCTCAAAAAGGGGGCGGAGTATCAGGAGTCCGTTCGCCAAGATGAAGTGAAATGGATTGCCGAGGGCCATGACGCCTCGGCTGAGTTTCAGAAAAAGTATCTGGTCCCGTCGTCACCAGAGGTGAAATAA
- a CDS encoding arylsulfatase yields MRFFLLFGFFLTILSTHGADRPNIILIMADDMGYSDLGCFGSEIDTPNLDALAKGGVRFTQFYNTARCCPTRAALLTGLYPHQAGIGHMMDDKGLPGYRGELSRDAVTIAEVLKPAGYRTYMAGKWHVTKKVNPLVADAKENWPLQRGFDRFYGTIHGAGSYFDPNTLTRDNEFISPFADKDYQPKSFYYTDAIADHATRFVADHARDHQAQPFFMYVAMTAPHWPMHAKPEDMAKYKGKYDGGYDAIRAARVEKMKKLRLLPPSWQVTAQAGGSWSTVKNREFETRCMEVFAAMIDCMDQGIGRLVAELKKQGQYENTLILFFQDNGGCAEGMGRNGPLKPRASQPTLPAMAATDLQPDMIPKQTRDGYPMRQGYGILPGGADTYHGYGEAWANVSNTPFREYKHWVHEGGISTPLVAHWPKGIPAGRHNALETQPAHLIDLMATCVDVAGARYPTQHAGQKIKPVEGVSLHPALKGESIGRKEPIFFEHEGNRAVRDGIWKLVAKGPQGAWELYNMEADRTEQHDLAASEPERVKAMANQWETWAKRAQVIPWIWGLPHGDPLPNKKGKKGKKKV; encoded by the coding sequence ATGCGATTCTTTCTGCTCTTCGGATTCTTTTTAACCATCCTGTCCACCCATGGGGCAGATCGGCCTAACATCATCCTCATCATGGCGGATGACATGGGTTACTCCGACTTGGGTTGTTTTGGCAGCGAGATTGATACACCGAACCTGGATGCTTTGGCCAAGGGAGGCGTGCGCTTCACTCAGTTTTACAACACCGCCCGCTGCTGCCCCACCCGCGCGGCTTTGCTCACCGGTTTGTATCCGCATCAGGCAGGCATCGGCCACATGATGGATGACAAAGGCCTGCCAGGTTATCGTGGCGAACTGAGCCGGGATGCCGTGACCATCGCAGAAGTGCTCAAGCCTGCAGGTTATCGCACCTACATGGCTGGAAAATGGCACGTCACCAAAAAAGTGAACCCTCTGGTTGCCGATGCCAAAGAAAACTGGCCTCTCCAGCGCGGGTTCGATCGTTTTTATGGCACCATTCATGGTGCAGGCAGCTATTTTGATCCCAACACGCTCACCCGTGATAACGAATTCATCTCCCCCTTTGCCGATAAGGATTATCAGCCCAAGTCTTTCTACTACACCGATGCCATTGCTGACCACGCCACACGCTTTGTGGCAGATCATGCGCGAGATCACCAGGCGCAGCCTTTTTTCATGTATGTGGCCATGACGGCGCCTCACTGGCCCATGCACGCAAAGCCAGAAGACATGGCCAAATACAAGGGCAAATATGATGGGGGTTATGATGCCATCCGCGCGGCCCGCGTAGAGAAGATGAAAAAACTGAGGCTCCTGCCGCCAAGTTGGCAGGTGACTGCGCAAGCAGGCGGATCTTGGAGCACGGTGAAAAATCGCGAGTTCGAAACCCGCTGCATGGAAGTCTTTGCGGCGATGATTGACTGCATGGACCAAGGCATCGGCCGTCTCGTAGCTGAACTCAAAAAGCAGGGGCAGTATGAAAATACTCTGATTCTTTTCTTCCAGGATAACGGCGGTTGTGCCGAAGGCATGGGGCGCAACGGCCCCCTTAAACCGCGTGCCTCACAACCCACTTTACCCGCAATGGCGGCTACCGATTTACAGCCAGACATGATCCCCAAACAAACCCGGGATGGTTACCCGATGCGCCAGGGTTATGGCATCCTTCCTGGGGGGGCGGATACCTATCACGGTTACGGTGAAGCATGGGCGAATGTCAGCAACACACCCTTTCGAGAATACAAGCACTGGGTGCATGAAGGCGGGATCAGCACGCCTCTCGTGGCTCATTGGCCAAAGGGCATCCCGGCTGGGCGTCATAATGCACTGGAGACTCAGCCTGCCCACCTCATTGATCTCATGGCCACCTGTGTGGATGTCGCCGGGGCTCGTTACCCCACGCAGCATGCTGGGCAGAAGATTAAGCCTGTCGAAGGCGTGAGTCTGCACCCGGCTCTCAAAGGTGAATCGATTGGCCGCAAGGAGCCCATCTTCTTTGAGCATGAAGGCAACCGGGCTGTGCGTGATGGTATCTGGAAACTCGTCGCCAAAGGCCCGCAGGGTGCTTGGGAACTTTACAATATGGAGGCTGATCGCACAGAACAGCATGACCTCGCTGCGAGTGAGCCAGAACGCGTGAAAGCTATGGCGAACCAATGGGAAACCTGGGCCAAACGTGCCCAAGTCATCCCCTGGATTTGGGGTTTGCCGCATGGTGACCCTTTGCCTAACAAAAAAGGTAAGAAGGGTAAAAAGAAAGTCTGA